The Eremothecium gossypii ATCC 10895 chromosome VII, complete sequence nucleotide sequence GCGGTGCGGCGCGCACGGCGCGCACTGCACACGGGACCGCACGTGGTGGTGCTGAACGGCCCGGGCACGAGCGTGGTGGTGCTGTTCTGGCTGCGCGTGCTGGACCTGCTGTCGCTGCGGCGTACGCGGGTGGTGTACGTGGAATCGCTGGCGCGCACGGAGTCGCTGAGTCTGTCCGGGCGGCTGGCGTACCCGTTTGCGGACGAATTTGTAGTTCAGTGGCCGGACCTGGCGCAGCGGTACCGCCGCGCACGCTGGTTCGGGGCTCTAGTGTAGCTGTTTATTGGGGCTGCAGGCCGTCTAAATACTATTTAGCGCCGGGAGTTGATGATGTCCACGAACTCGGGCTTGAGCGACGCCCCGCCGACGAGGAAGCCGTCGACGTCGGCCTTGTCACGGAACGAGGCGGCGTTGGCGCCGTTGGCGGAACCACCGTAAAGGATGCGCACTGCGTCGGCGACATCACGCGAGGTGCGCTCGGCTAGGAAGTCGCGGATGGCAGCGTGGATGTCCTGCGCGTCCTCAGCGGTGGCGGCTAGCCCAGTGCCGATGGCCCAGACAGGCTCGTAAGCGATCACGACGTTGGTCCAGTCCTTGACCTTTTCGAGGACGGGCGTCAACTGGCGCTTCACAACGTCCAAGGTGACACCAGCCTTCTTCTCGTCCAACGTCTCGCCAATGCACAGGATCACGCTCACGCCGCGCTCCAGAGCGAAGGCGGTCTTCTCGGCAACCTgctcgtcgtcctcgttGAAGTACGTTCTGCGCTCGGAGTGGCCCAGGATGACCCACTTGGCACCCACGTCCTTGATCTGGTCCACCGAGTTCTCACCGGTGTAGGCGCCGGAGGCCTTGGTGTAGGCGTTCTGTGCGCCGACAGTCACCTGTGGGTGCGACACCAGCGAAACAGCGTGGTCTAGGTACGTGGCGGGTGGGCAGATCACCACCTCGACGTTGTCGGCGAGGTCCGCGGTGTTAAGACGCTCCACGATCTCCTTGATAGACTGCTTGGAGCCGTTAAGCTTGAAGTTACCTCCGACAAAGAAAGTTCTGGCCATTGTGCTTGGGGTGGTTGGCCAGGCTCTGCCGGGGCGCGCTGCCGGGGCCTTATATAGCTGTCGCCTGCAGGTGCCGGTGGGGCGACCGCTGGCTTCCTGTCCGCGCCCGGCGGCCCCCTACGTTGCCTGACGAGAGCGGAAGCCGCATCCACACCTCGCAGGGACTCCTTGGGCAACTGCTTGTCACGTGCTTGTCACA carries:
- the TPI1 gene encoding triose-phosphate isomerase TPI1 (Syntenic homolog of Saccharomyces cerevisiae YDR050C (TPI1)), which codes for MARTFFVGGNFKLNGSKQSIKEIVERLNTADLADNVEVVICPPATYLDHAVSLVSHPQVTVGAQNAYTKASGAYTGENSVDQIKDVGAKWVILGHSERRTYFNEDDEQVAEKTAFALERGVSVILCIGETLDEKKAGVTLDVVKRQLTPVLEKVKDWTNVVIAYEPVWAIGTGLAATAEDAQDIHAAIRDFLAERTSRDVADAVRILYGGSANGANAASFRDKADVDGFLVGGASLKPEFVDIINSRR